A single window of Undibacterium sp. 5I1 DNA harbors:
- a CDS encoding sodium-dependent bicarbonate transport family permease, protein MQSILDPAILFFAFGIFAGMIKSNLDIPPQLSRFLSLYLLMALGLKGGFALAHSGLTPQIVSSLGCAILLAVLVPALGYQLLKRFINHYDAAAIAATYGSVSAVTFITAVQYLENHHLAYGGHMAAAMALMESPAIIMAVIFANTLRKKSASGSPHPTSLSKVLHESLTDGAQLLLLGSMVVGIISGESGKAAMRPFSGDLFKGMLAFFLLDMGLMAARKLPEIKGQSPWIIAYAIVTPLCHAALALGLACLLKLPAGDASLLMVLAASASYIAVPAVLRYTIPEANPSLYLGMSLGITFPLNIFLGIPLYIAIAHQVIGVG, encoded by the coding sequence ATGCAAAGCATCTTAGACCCCGCGATCTTATTTTTTGCCTTTGGTATTTTTGCCGGCATGATCAAATCCAATTTAGATATCCCGCCTCAGCTCTCACGCTTTTTATCGCTCTATCTGTTAATGGCATTAGGTTTAAAAGGCGGATTTGCGTTAGCGCATTCGGGACTGACGCCCCAAATTGTCAGCAGCCTTGGATGCGCAATCTTGCTGGCGGTGCTGGTACCAGCGCTTGGCTATCAATTGCTAAAACGCTTTATCAATCACTATGACGCTGCCGCGATCGCGGCCACTTATGGATCGGTGAGTGCAGTGACATTTATCACCGCCGTGCAGTATCTGGAAAACCATCATCTGGCCTATGGCGGTCATATGGCAGCGGCGATGGCGCTGATGGAGTCCCCCGCAATTATCATGGCAGTGATCTTTGCTAATACCTTGCGAAAAAAATCGGCTAGCGGTTCGCCCCATCCAACCTCGCTCAGCAAGGTGCTGCACGAATCGTTGACCGACGGCGCGCAGTTACTATTGCTCGGTTCGATGGTGGTGGGAATTATTTCAGGCGAGAGCGGCAAGGCTGCCATGCGACCTTTTTCGGGCGATTTATTTAAAGGCATGCTCGCCTTTTTCTTGCTCGATATGGGTTTGATGGCAGCGCGTAAATTACCTGAAATCAAAGGCCAATCGCCATGGATTATCGCCTATGCCATCGTCACGCCGCTATGTCATGCGGCATTAGCTTTGGGTCTGGCATGCTTGCTGAAACTACCCGCAGGCGACGCCAGTTTGTTGATGGTATTGGCTGCCAGCGCATCGTATATCGCGGTACCTGCGGTATTACGCTACACCATCCCCGAAGCCAATCCCTCGCTGTATTTGGGTATGTCGCTGGGCATCACTTTTCCACTGAATATTTTTTTGGGAATCCCTTTGTATATCGCCATTGCGCATCAGGTCATTGGCGTCGGGTGA
- a CDS encoding DUF2087 domain-containing protein: MNALTTEIKTRTRLLIKLLQTNNVAATKRALLLSRQHNWTLPETWQLRHCLNLAAADAGFQHWEHARAVLGGEVQTGDLKDDFGDFWHGKEVSGYTNHWYASYAEAQLQLQLQSDPASYLLPYRLQFIVVKAEYLHALGVSTDAAWWQPIANDLVLGYGSASWLALSQQRLQTSRIERFNAAWDARQTLLDLESTDAESQRVIHTFIQNNRLTKIPDQRKKRLVILRWLVNQLQTERRYAESEINQFFLQYHEDYATLRREMITNMLMKREDGVYWRL; the protein is encoded by the coding sequence ATGAATGCGCTGACGACAGAAATCAAGACCCGCACCCGGCTGTTAATCAAGCTATTGCAAACCAATAATGTCGCCGCGACTAAACGTGCATTGTTGCTGAGCCGGCAGCACAACTGGACCTTGCCGGAGACATGGCAATTGCGACATTGTTTGAATCTGGCTGCCGCTGACGCAGGCTTTCAGCATTGGGAGCATGCGCGTGCTGTGCTCGGTGGAGAAGTCCAGACGGGAGATTTAAAGGATGATTTTGGTGACTTCTGGCATGGTAAAGAAGTTAGCGGCTACACCAATCATTGGTATGCCAGTTATGCAGAAGCGCAGTTGCAGTTGCAGTTGCAGTCAGACCCAGCATCGTATTTGCTACCTTACCGACTTCAGTTTATCGTCGTTAAAGCCGAGTATTTGCATGCCTTGGGTGTGAGTACGGATGCAGCATGGTGGCAGCCAATCGCAAACGATCTTGTTCTTGGTTATGGTTCGGCAAGCTGGCTGGCGCTATCGCAACAGCGACTACAAACTAGTCGCATCGAGCGTTTTAACGCAGCCTGGGATGCGCGACAAACGCTGTTGGATCTGGAGTCGACAGACGCAGAATCGCAGCGCGTAATACACACTTTTATCCAAAATAATCGCCTGACAAAAATCCCCGATCAACGTAAAAAGCGGCTCGTGATTTTGCGCTGGCTGGTCAATCAACTGCAAACTGAACGACGTTACGCAGAATCAGAAATCAATCAGTTTTTTCTGCAATACCACGAAGACTACGCGACGTTGCGACGAGAAATGATTACCAATATGTTGATGAAGCGTGAGGATGGCGTGTACTGGCGTTTGTAG
- a CDS encoding lipid A biosynthesis acyltransferase, with translation MKLVLGFMWLLHWLPLPVLGRFGDAVGVLLFRIIKSRRHITLTNLRLCLPHLSEEERVKLARQHFQAYARSVLERGILWWASEQRLKKLIQIDPAVPLASIQEGPTILMCPHFVSLDVAGVAVMLESSLCSIYTQQRSKVFDQALRKGRSRFRPVKLFSRAEGVKPIIRAMREGLPFFMLPDMDFGPKDAEFIPFFGTPAATLTATARIAATTHAKVIPVIATMLPDYQGWKVTFHPAWENYPGEDMIAATRFMNTFIEAEILKAPAEYFWAHKRFKTRPPGESSIY, from the coding sequence ATGAAATTGGTCTTGGGTTTCATGTGGTTGTTGCATTGGTTGCCTTTGCCGGTATTAGGACGTTTTGGGGATGCTGTCGGTGTGCTCCTTTTTCGCATCATCAAATCACGTCGTCATATCACTTTGACGAATCTGCGACTGTGTTTGCCGCACTTAAGCGAGGAAGAAAGAGTCAAACTCGCCCGGCAACATTTTCAGGCTTATGCACGCAGCGTATTGGAGCGCGGCATCTTGTGGTGGGCGTCAGAACAACGCTTAAAAAAGCTAATTCAGATTGATCCCGCAGTCCCTCTCGCCAGCATACAAGAAGGACCGACGATTTTGATGTGTCCGCATTTTGTCAGCCTAGATGTAGCTGGTGTGGCGGTCATGCTGGAGTCTTCTTTATGCTCCATTTATACCCAGCAGCGCAGCAAAGTATTTGATCAGGCCTTGCGCAAAGGTCGCTCGCGGTTTCGTCCGGTAAAACTATTTTCGCGTGCCGAGGGAGTCAAGCCTATCATCCGTGCGATGCGTGAAGGCCTGCCCTTTTTTATGCTGCCCGATATGGACTTCGGTCCTAAGGATGCTGAGTTTATTCCCTTCTTTGGCACACCTGCTGCGACCCTCACCGCAACCGCCAGAATTGCAGCGACGACCCACGCCAAAGTGATCCCCGTGATTGCAACAATGCTGCCTGATTATCAGGGTTGGAAAGTGACATTTCATCCCGCTTGGGAAAATTATCCTGGTGAAGATATGATTGCCGCAACCCGTTTTATGAACACGTTTATCGAAGCCGAAATCTTGAAAGCACCAGCGGAATATTTTTGGGCACACAAGCGTTTTAAAACCCGGCCTCCCGGCGAGTCTAGCATTTATTAA
- a CDS encoding GNAT family N-acetyltransferase has product MYRFQTHYNKEHAPVSVFIVPITLPELTELAQSHNPGDLQYAFAEDALPPAFVAARALTQISEGQSEQWCRVFYIVKEPDNMIIGSCGFKSELKQGSVEIGYSISTNYRGQGAATTAIRQLVDDAFSMGAAQVVAEILPDNLASARVVQKLHFKCVGPQLDTENELVDLWVLQRQ; this is encoded by the coding sequence ATGTATCGTTTCCAAACGCATTACAACAAGGAGCATGCTCCGGTGTCCGTCTTCATTGTTCCTATCACATTGCCAGAATTGACCGAGTTAGCTCAGTCACACAACCCTGGCGATTTGCAGTATGCATTTGCAGAGGACGCACTACCTCCGGCATTTGTTGCCGCGCGGGCCTTAACGCAAATTAGTGAGGGACAATCGGAACAATGGTGCCGGGTTTTTTATATTGTCAAAGAACCGGACAATATGATTATCGGAAGCTGTGGATTTAAGAGCGAACTCAAACAAGGGTCGGTAGAAATCGGCTATAGCATTTCTACCAATTACCGTGGCCAAGGTGCGGCAACAACCGCGATCCGACAGTTGGTCGACGATGCATTTAGTATGGGGGCAGCGCAAGTCGTCGCTGAAATCCTTCCCGATAATCTTGCCTCTGCTCGCGTTGTACAAAAACTCCATTTCAAGTGCGTGGGACCTCAGTTGGATACAGAAAATGAACTAGTAGATTTATGGGTTTTGCAGCGTCAGTGA
- a CDS encoding LysR family transcriptional regulator: MNVTFRQLNLFLSLAELKSITATARAFHVTQPTVSMQLRELTDAVGLPLYEVIGKRLSLTPAGEELAKSARMMVDELSSYEQRIDAMKGLTRGRLRVAVVSTAKYFIPRLLGAFCEQYPEIDIALEVLNRDGVVQRLRDNRDDLYIMSMPPTDIDIDQQVFLPNLLEVIAPATHRLVQQNHIQLAELATERFILREQGSGTRLACDRFFAAQHFQPQVRLELGSNEAIKQAVAGGMGISVVSRNALGEALIDDALRVLKVEGFPIHANWYIVTLHGKRLSPIASAFLAYLATYAEAKAE, translated from the coding sequence ATGAACGTCACATTCCGGCAACTCAACTTATTTTTATCTCTCGCTGAATTGAAGAGCATTACCGCGACTGCCAGAGCTTTTCATGTGACGCAGCCAACGGTTTCTATGCAGCTGCGGGAATTAACCGACGCGGTTGGTCTGCCGCTGTATGAAGTCATCGGCAAGCGATTGTCGCTGACCCCGGCGGGGGAAGAATTGGCGAAATCCGCGCGCATGATGGTGGATGAGCTGTCCTCATATGAGCAGCGGATTGATGCGATGAAGGGGCTGACGCGAGGCCGCTTGCGGGTTGCTGTGGTCAGTACGGCAAAATATTTTATTCCCCGTCTGCTAGGTGCGTTTTGTGAGCAATATCCAGAAATTGACATCGCTTTAGAGGTGTTAAACCGTGACGGCGTCGTGCAGCGATTGCGCGATAACCGTGATGACCTCTACATCATGTCTATGCCGCCGACCGACATTGATATTGATCAGCAAGTGTTTCTGCCTAATCTGTTAGAAGTGATCGCACCAGCGACGCATCGTCTGGTACAACAGAACCATATCCAGCTTGCTGAATTGGCGACAGAACGATTTATTTTGCGTGAGCAAGGTTCGGGAACACGGTTAGCCTGTGATCGATTTTTTGCCGCGCAACATTTTCAGCCGCAAGTTCGTCTGGAGCTGGGTAGCAACGAGGCGATCAAACAGGCGGTCGCCGGTGGCATGGGCATCTCTGTCGTATCGCGTAACGCTTTAGGCGAGGCGTTGATTGATGACGCTCTGCGTGTGCTTAAGGTAGAAGGTTTTCCTATCCATGCCAACTGGTATATCGTGACTTTGCATGGCAAGCGTTTATCACCGATTGCCTCTGCGTTTCTGGCTTATTTAGCGACTTATGCTGAAGCGAAAGCAGAATAA
- a CDS encoding response regulator, with amino-acid sequence MNTELHFLVVNDDLNMRLILIALLKEIGYTRISEAQNGEMALRAFKSAKLLGSPIGFVVTDCAMPLMNGLDLIRSIRQNPETSQLPILMYTAQANKENIMAAAQAGADGYIVRPFKLMSLQKKLESILSRRQLAILDLPGQSVVQQFTHDQDKQMP; translated from the coding sequence ATGAATACTGAGCTTCATTTTTTGGTGGTCAACGACGATCTGAATATGCGTCTGATTTTGATCGCCCTGTTAAAAGAAATCGGTTATACCCGCATCTCTGAAGCCCAGAATGGTGAAATGGCATTACGTGCCTTTAAGTCGGCAAAACTGTTAGGTTCTCCCATCGGTTTTGTGGTTACCGATTGCGCCATGCCATTGATGAACGGATTAGACCTGATACGCTCGATCAGGCAAAATCCAGAGACCAGTCAGCTCCCTATCTTGATGTACACAGCGCAAGCAAATAAAGAAAATATTATGGCTGCGGCGCAAGCAGGTGCTGATGGCTATATCGTCCGGCCATTTAAGCTAATGAGTTTGCAAAAAAAATTAGAATCGATTTTATCCAGACGACAATTAGCGATCTTGGATTTACCGGGACAGAGCGTTGTTCAGCAGTTCACGCACGACCAAGATAAGCAGATGCCATAA